A portion of the Natrinema salaciae genome contains these proteins:
- a CDS encoding aldehyde dehydrogenase family protein yields the protein MSQQTAEQVYGHHIDGDWTDGDGDETFESENPATGETLARFQQGTESDVDAALAAAEDAAEEWRELSYIDRAEYLWDIYHELRERTDELAEIVTKECGKEISEGRADVIEAYHMVEWAAGNARHPHGDVIPSEIGSKDASMRRKPRGVVGCITPWNFPVAIPFWHMAIALVEGNTVVWKPAEQTPWCAQIIAEMMDDAGIPDGVFNMVQGFGDAGAAISEDDRVDTVLFTGSAEVGHEIASKVGGQPGKLAACEMGGKNGIVVTEEADLDIAVHSAVMSSFKTTGQRCVSSERLIVHEDVYDEFKERFVEVAERVTVGDPLEEGTFMGPAIEAEHVEKIRQHNQLARDEGAEVLVDREDLADEEIPDGHEDGQWVGPFVYEVSADETDLECVNEECFGPHVALLEYSGDIEDAVEIHNDTPYGLAGAIISEDYRQINYFRDHAELGLAYANLPCIGAEVQLPFGGVKKSGNGYPSAREAIEAVTERTAWTLNNSKDIEMAQGLSADIETSSDD from the coding sequence ATGAGTCAACAAACCGCGGAGCAGGTATACGGCCACCATATCGACGGGGACTGGACCGATGGTGACGGAGACGAAACGTTCGAGAGCGAGAATCCGGCGACGGGCGAGACGCTCGCACGGTTCCAGCAGGGGACCGAGAGCGACGTCGACGCCGCCCTCGCGGCCGCCGAGGACGCGGCCGAAGAGTGGCGCGAGCTGTCCTACATCGACCGCGCGGAGTACCTCTGGGACATCTATCACGAGCTACGCGAGCGCACCGACGAACTCGCCGAAATCGTCACCAAGGAGTGTGGCAAGGAGATCAGCGAAGGCCGCGCGGACGTCATCGAGGCCTACCACATGGTCGAGTGGGCGGCGGGCAACGCGCGTCACCCCCACGGGGACGTCATTCCGAGCGAGATCGGTAGCAAAGACGCCTCCATGCGGCGCAAACCCCGCGGCGTCGTCGGCTGTATCACGCCGTGGAACTTCCCGGTCGCGATCCCGTTCTGGCACATGGCCATCGCCCTGGTCGAGGGCAACACCGTCGTCTGGAAGCCCGCCGAGCAGACGCCGTGGTGCGCCCAGATCATCGCCGAGATGATGGACGACGCAGGCATCCCCGACGGCGTCTTCAACATGGTACAGGGCTTCGGCGACGCCGGCGCGGCCATTAGCGAGGACGATCGGGTCGACACCGTCCTCTTTACGGGCTCCGCGGAGGTGGGTCACGAGATCGCCAGCAAGGTCGGCGGCCAACCCGGCAAACTCGCAGCATGCGAGATGGGCGGCAAGAACGGAATCGTCGTGACCGAAGAGGCGGATCTGGACATCGCGGTTCACTCCGCGGTGATGTCGAGCTTCAAGACGACCGGCCAGCGCTGCGTCTCGAGCGAGCGCCTGATCGTCCACGAGGACGTCTACGACGAGTTCAAGGAGCGCTTCGTCGAAGTCGCGGAACGCGTCACCGTCGGCGACCCGCTCGAGGAGGGGACGTTCATGGGCCCGGCCATCGAGGCCGAGCACGTCGAGAAGATCCGCCAACACAACCAGCTGGCACGAGACGAGGGTGCGGAGGTACTCGTCGACCGGGAGGACCTCGCGGACGAGGAGATTCCGGACGGCCACGAGGACGGGCAGTGGGTCGGCCCGTTCGTCTACGAGGTCAGCGCCGACGAGACCGACCTCGAGTGTGTGAACGAGGAGTGTTTCGGTCCGCACGTCGCTCTACTCGAGTACTCGGGTGACATCGAGGACGCGGTCGAGATCCACAACGACACGCCGTACGGCCTCGCGGGCGCGATCATCTCCGAGGACTACCGCCAGATCAACTACTTCCGCGATCACGCCGAACTCGGACTCGCGTACGCGAACCTGCCGTGTATCGGCGCGGAGGTCCAGCTCCCCTTCGGCGGCGTCAAGAAGTCCGGCAACGGCTACCCCAGCGCTCGAGAAGCCATCGAG